A region from the Hydra vulgaris chromosome 08, alternate assembly HydraT2T_AEP genome encodes:
- the LOC136083504 gene encoding histone-lysine N-methyltransferase SETMAR-like, with amino-acid sequence MFYIFFKTTDVVHLGYFEKGDTIASEYYIKSCLKPHICEINKQRPKTGTQNFKFLHNNAQPHVTKTVTNCFNQSGITIIRHPSYSLDLAPSDYWLFDLIKKNLDDTDVEGQKTRITKLLQSISKEEYKKMFDKWLERMQLCIDNDGHYFENLIKQN; translated from the coding sequence ATGTTCTACATCTTCTTCAAAACAACAGATGTTGTTCATTTGGGTTATTTTGAAAAAGGAGACACCATTGCTAgcgaatattatataaaaagttgtttgaaaCCTCATATATGCgaaataaataagcaaagaCCTAAGACAGGCACTCAAAATTTCAAATTCCTCCATAATAACGCTCAACCCCATGTGACTAAAACCGTCACAAATTGTTTTAACCAATCTGGAATTACAATAATTCGCCATCCATCATACTCACTAGACTTAGCACCATCCGATTATTGGCTATTcgacttgataaaaaaaaatcttgatgatACTGACGTCGAAGGTCAAAAAACTCGCATAACGAAGCTACTTCAAAGTATATCCAAAGaagagtataaaaaaatgtttgacaaATGGCTTGAAAGAATGCAACTTTGTATAGATAATGATggacattattttgaaaatttaataaaacaaaattaa